From the genome of Pirellulales bacterium, one region includes:
- a CDS encoding FkbM family methyltransferase, protein MPTATMDPQSKIDLADGLSLWLATPQQRAAAGYVVNEIFKKRRYDYPGFQIQPTDTIVDIGANMGVFVLWAARQAPQGKVIAIEPTSAIDVLRLNLARNGITNVAPVQAAAGNDGGTFEIVTYPGFNIVNHHAGWQPKMWTKFFIWLLYRKYQSAPVTERAPVKSLRKILDENGVSRVNYLKCDCEGGEYEIFRELDDDTFARIDKIAMEFHEYAPDQHRSELIELLNRNGFRVEVHKSWFEYTFMKYGMLWAVRK, encoded by the coding sequence ATGCCCACCGCCACGATGGATCCGCAAAGCAAAATCGACCTGGCCGACGGTCTGTCGCTTTGGCTGGCCACGCCGCAGCAACGGGCCGCGGCCGGCTACGTGGTCAACGAAATTTTCAAAAAACGGCGCTACGATTATCCCGGTTTCCAAATTCAGCCGACCGATACCATTGTCGATATTGGCGCGAACATGGGCGTGTTTGTGCTGTGGGCTGCCAGGCAAGCACCGCAGGGAAAGGTCATTGCCATTGAGCCCACTAGCGCCATCGACGTGCTGCGCCTGAACCTGGCACGCAACGGCATTACCAACGTGGCGCCGGTGCAGGCGGCGGCCGGCAACGATGGCGGCACGTTTGAAATTGTCACTTACCCGGGCTTCAACATTGTGAACCATCACGCCGGCTGGCAGCCCAAAATGTGGACCAAGTTTTTCATTTGGCTCTTGTACCGCAAATATCAATCGGCACCGGTGACGGAGCGGGCGCCGGTTAAATCGCTGCGGAAGATTTTGGACGAAAATGGCGTGAGCCGCGTCAATTATTTGAAGTGCGATTGCGAAGGGGGCGAGTATGAAATTTTCCGCGAGCTGGACGACGACACCTTTGCCCGCATCGATAAAATTGCCATGGAGTTCCACGAATACGCGCCAGACCAGCACCGCAGTGAATTGATCGAGCTGCTCAACCGGAACGGCTTCCGCGTGGAAGTGCATAAATCGTGGTTCGAATACACGTTTATGAAATACGGAATGCTCTGGGCCGTGCGGAAATAA
- a CDS encoding beta-ketoacyl-[acyl-carrier-protein] synthase family protein, translating to MSQADQHRDVVITGLGVVSPIGIGPKAFWSSLQAGRSGVRPITQFDTSALPVQFGAEVVDFDPKAYVRPRKSLKLMSREIQFGFAAADMAVTSAGLTSPFAEPDRCGVVFAADMIYCELAELENAYRRCLAQGEFDFADWAPAAMTDVYPLFLLRNLPNMIACHVAIVHDARGPCNTIGHSDVGSLAALAEAVRAIERDSADVMLAGGVGCRIHPTAMAYRGDGDLSHRSDDPASASRPFDAQRDGLVNGEGAAAFVLESRQHAQRRGAPILAQVLSYASAHEPLRGNQAVYAEPLTGSAIRQVIAEALRRAHLQPGEIGHVNAHGLSTMEDDRCEAQAIHALLGDVPVTAPKSFFGHLGSGGGALELAASVVGLQAGEIPITLNYQHPDPACPVNVIHGSALRTNRGTASLHVFSGESSLGAASNTVLKLSTSRLGHAAAMIIAAG from the coding sequence ATGAGCCAAGCCGACCAACACCGCGATGTCGTCATCACCGGCCTGGGCGTGGTCAGCCCTATCGGCATTGGCCCGAAGGCGTTTTGGTCGTCGCTGCAAGCCGGCCGTAGCGGAGTGCGGCCCATTACGCAGTTCGACACCAGCGCGCTGCCCGTCCAGTTTGGCGCCGAGGTCGTCGATTTCGATCCCAAAGCCTACGTTCGCCCGCGAAAAAGCTTGAAATTGATGTCGCGCGAAATTCAATTCGGCTTTGCCGCCGCCGATATGGCCGTTACCAGTGCCGGCCTCACTTCGCCATTCGCCGAGCCGGACCGCTGCGGCGTGGTGTTTGCCGCCGACATGATTTATTGCGAACTGGCCGAACTGGAAAACGCTTACCGTCGCTGCCTGGCGCAAGGCGAATTCGATTTTGCCGACTGGGCCCCGGCGGCCATGACCGATGTTTATCCGCTCTTCTTGCTCCGCAATTTGCCCAACATGATTGCCTGCCACGTGGCCATCGTCCACGATGCCCGCGGGCCGTGCAACACCATTGGCCACAGCGATGTCGGCAGCCTGGCGGCCCTGGCCGAAGCGGTGCGGGCCATCGAGCGCGATTCCGCCGATGTGATGCTTGCCGGCGGCGTGGGGTGCCGCATCCATCCTACCGCGATGGCTTATCGAGGCGACGGAGATCTATCGCATCGCAGCGATGATCCCGCTTCCGCGAGCCGCCCATTCGATGCCCAGCGCGATGGCCTGGTCAACGGCGAGGGAGCGGCCGCGTTTGTCTTGGAAAGCAGGCAGCACGCCCAGCGCCGCGGCGCGCCCATTTTGGCGCAAGTGTTAAGTTATGCCAGCGCTCATGAGCCACTGCGCGGCAACCAGGCAGTCTACGCCGAGCCGCTAACCGGGTCAGCGATTCGGCAGGTCATTGCCGAAGCGCTCCGCCGCGCCCATTTGCAGCCGGGCGAAATCGGCCACGTGAACGCCCATGGCCTCAGCACTATGGAAGATGACCGCTGCGAAGCCCAAGCCATTCACGCGCTGTTGGGCGATGTGCCCGTGACGGCTCCCAAAAGTTTCTTCGGCCATCTGGGCTCCGGCGGCGGCGCGCTGGAACTGGCCGCTTCCGTTGTCGGGCTGCAGGCGGGCGAAATTCCCATCACGCTCAATTACCAACATCCTGATCCCGCTTGCCCGGTAAATGTAATTCACGGCTCAGCGCTACGCACCAATCGCGGAACCGCTTCCCTGCATGTGTTCTCCGGAGAATCTTCCCTCGGTGCCGCTTCCAATACGGTGCTCAAACTCAGCACTTCACGCCTGGGCCACGCCGCCGCGATGATCATTGCGGCAGGCTGA
- a CDS encoding GxxExxY protein yields MSLEHKKLTEQIIGGAIEVHRRLGPGYLESIYEAALVIELQKRNLFVEKQVDVVIEYDGHEVGRHRLDLFIERTIVVELKTIKDFEDIHFAIVKSYLRAVNREHGLLLNFAKPTLEIKRVISK; encoded by the coding sequence ATGTCGCTTGAGCACAAGAAATTGACCGAACAAATTATCGGTGGTGCAATCGAAGTCCATCGGCGGCTTGGACCTGGCTATTTGGAATCGATTTATGAAGCGGCGTTGGTTATTGAGCTACAAAAACGAAATTTATTTGTGGAAAAGCAAGTCGATGTGGTCATTGAATACGACGGTCACGAAGTTGGTAGACATCGACTTGATTTATTCATCGAGCGAACCATCGTGGTCGAACTCAAAACAATCAAAGATTTTGAAGACATTCACTTTGCGATCGTGAAATCTTATTTGCGTGCTGTCAATCGGGAGCATGGATTGCTTTTGAATTTTGCCAAGCCCACACTGGAAATTAAGCGAGTTATTTCAAAATAA
- a CDS encoding cytochrome P450, which yields MESVAPAEVKMPVTAQQPVDITSREFKAQAVEFYARLRREAPVYRTVLPDKMPVWIIARYDDVAMVLKDDRFSKEFRTLFENNPNLKPPWVPKFLLPLMHHMLHSDPPNHTRLRALVQQAFKPSLVERLRPRIAELATELLAAAKQRKTIDLVSQFALPIPATIIAEMLGVPANDRHKFHRWTTKMIASGGQKFRILRSVPVIWRFNRYLHQLVKAKRAAPQNDLLNALLEAEEAGDKLSEDELVAMMFLLLVAGHETTVNLIASGMLALLDHPDQMQRLRQEPSLIKTAVEELLRFTSPVETGTERYTKEDVTIAGVTIPRGSLVLAAIASANRDEQHFSNPDQLDIAREPNKHLSFGLGPHFCLGAPLARLEAQIAFTILLEQTTDIRLATAREKLTWNRGIVLRGVESLPLEVKWR from the coding sequence ATGGAATCAGTGGCGCCTGCCGAAGTTAAAATGCCTGTCACCGCGCAGCAGCCGGTGGACATCACCAGCCGCGAATTCAAAGCGCAGGCGGTCGAGTTCTACGCCCGGCTGCGGCGAGAAGCACCGGTGTATCGCACGGTGTTGCCCGACAAAATGCCGGTGTGGATTATCGCCCGGTATGACGACGTGGCCATGGTGCTGAAAGACGATCGCTTTTCGAAAGAATTTCGCACCCTGTTTGAAAATAATCCCAATCTCAAACCACCGTGGGTTCCAAAATTCTTGCTGCCGCTGATGCATCACATGCTGCATTCGGATCCGCCCAACCATACGCGGTTGCGGGCCTTAGTGCAGCAGGCCTTTAAGCCCAGCTTGGTGGAACGGCTGCGTCCGCGCATTGCCGAATTGGCGACCGAATTACTCGCGGCCGCCAAGCAGCGGAAAACGATCGATTTGGTCAGCCAGTTTGCGCTTCCCATTCCCGCGACCATCATTGCGGAGATGCTCGGGGTTCCCGCCAACGACCGGCATAAATTTCATCGCTGGACAACTAAGATGATCGCCAGCGGTGGGCAAAAATTCCGCATCTTGCGGAGCGTGCCGGTGATTTGGCGATTCAACCGCTACCTGCACCAGCTGGTCAAAGCAAAACGGGCCGCGCCACAGAACGACTTGTTGAACGCCTTGCTCGAGGCCGAAGAAGCCGGCGACAAGCTCAGCGAAGATGAACTGGTGGCCATGATGTTTTTGCTGCTGGTTGCCGGGCATGAAACCACGGTGAACTTGATCGCCAGCGGCATGCTTGCCCTGCTCGACCATCCCGACCAAATGCAGCGATTGCGGCAGGAGCCAAGCTTGATCAAAACGGCCGTCGAGGAACTCTTGCGATTTACCAGCCCTGTTGAAACGGGAACGGAACGTTACACGAAGGAAGACGTGACTATTGCTGGCGTAACCATTCCGCGCGGATCGTTAGTGTTGGCGGCCATTGCCTCGGCCAATCGGGACGAGCAGCACTTTTCGAACCCCGATCAATTGGACATTGCCCGGGAGCCGAACAAGCACCTTTCGTTTGGCCTGGGGCCGCATTTCTGCCTTGGCGCGCCCTTGGCGCGTTTAGAAGCACAAATTGCTTTCACGATTCTGCTGGAGCAAACCACCGATATCCGGCTGGCCACTGCTCGAGAGAAGTTGACTTGGAACCGCGGGATTGTTTTGCGCGGAGTTGAATCGTTGCCGCTGGAAGTGAAATGGCGGTGA
- the ligA gene encoding NAD-dependent DNA ligase LigA — translation MSNVSREIEHLREEIRAHDRKYYIDAAPEISDQEYDKLLERLKKLEAEHPTLITPDSPTQRVGEQPVSGLKHVQHRLPMLSIDNSYSVEELRQYETRIAKLLAGEKVEWVVELKIDGVAVALLYEHGQLVLGATRGNGQVGDDVTHNIKTVRGVPQRLHGKHIPPVLEVRGEVYMTNEDLVRLNEQQANRGEPPYANTRNCAAGSIRLLDPRICAQRRLRFFCHSVGYVEGLKAQTHMQFLDEMRSYGLPATPLVESFATFEAALEHCEQLIEKLHELDFEVDGLVLKVNRFDQRQGLGTTSKSPRWMIAYKFEKFEGPTRLLDIKVSVGKSGAVTPFAELEPIELAGSVIRRASLHNADEIERKDCRVGDIVIVEKAGKVIPHIVRTEKHKRETELEPFHFPTKCPECHTKLVKDEKGVYIRCPNLQCPAQMRERLRYYASRNAMDIEGLGDKLVEQLVHDKLVASYADLYRLTLAQLCSLERMGEKSANNFLEQIEASKSRGLARLLNALSIRHVGNRVATLLAEHFGSMKELSAASEEELSEVNEIGPTIAHSVYEFLHNPFGRAAIDDLAEQGVNMTAPKKSAATGPLAGKTLVVTGTLEKYSREEIEGLIEQLGGRAASSVSKKTDYLVAGEEAGSKLDKAKKLGVPILSEAEFNKLIKQ, via the coding sequence ATGTCGAACGTCTCTCGGGAAATTGAGCATCTCCGCGAGGAAATTCGCGCTCACGACCGCAAGTATTACATCGACGCCGCTCCGGAAATCAGCGATCAGGAGTACGACAAGCTTCTAGAACGGCTGAAAAAACTGGAAGCGGAGCATCCGACACTCATCACGCCCGACAGCCCCACTCAGCGTGTGGGAGAGCAGCCTGTATCTGGCCTGAAGCACGTACAGCATCGGCTGCCCATGCTGTCGATCGACAATTCGTACAGCGTGGAAGAGCTGCGGCAGTATGAAACACGCATCGCCAAGCTGCTGGCCGGCGAAAAAGTCGAATGGGTCGTGGAGTTGAAGATCGACGGCGTGGCAGTCGCCTTGCTGTACGAGCACGGGCAGTTGGTGTTGGGCGCCACGCGCGGCAACGGTCAAGTGGGCGACGATGTCACGCACAACATCAAAACCGTGCGCGGCGTGCCCCAACGGCTGCACGGCAAACACATTCCGCCGGTGCTGGAGGTGCGCGGCGAAGTGTACATGACCAACGAAGATTTGGTCCGCCTGAACGAGCAGCAAGCCAATCGCGGCGAACCGCCTTACGCCAATACCCGCAATTGTGCCGCAGGCAGCATTCGCTTGCTGGATCCACGCATTTGTGCCCAGCGTCGGCTGCGATTTTTCTGCCACAGCGTGGGATACGTCGAGGGTCTAAAAGCCCAAACGCACATGCAGTTTCTCGACGAAATGCGCAGCTACGGATTGCCGGCCACGCCCCTGGTGGAAAGCTTTGCGACGTTCGAGGCGGCGCTGGAGCATTGCGAACAGCTCATTGAAAAATTGCACGAGCTCGATTTTGAAGTCGACGGCCTGGTGCTCAAGGTCAACCGCTTCGATCAACGCCAGGGATTGGGCACCACTTCCAAAAGTCCACGCTGGATGATCGCCTACAAGTTTGAAAAATTTGAAGGCCCGACGCGGCTGTTGGACATCAAAGTAAGCGTCGGTAAATCGGGGGCGGTAACGCCGTTTGCCGAACTGGAGCCCATCGAACTGGCCGGCAGCGTCATTCGCCGCGCCAGCCTGCACAACGCGGATGAAATCGAACGTAAAGATTGCCGCGTTGGCGATATTGTGATCGTGGAAAAAGCCGGCAAAGTCATCCCGCACATCGTCCGCACTGAAAAACACAAACGTGAAACAGAACTGGAGCCGTTTCATTTTCCGACCAAATGTCCCGAATGTCATACCAAATTGGTGAAAGACGAAAAGGGCGTTTACATCCGCTGCCCGAATTTACAGTGTCCGGCACAAATGCGCGAACGGCTGCGCTATTACGCCAGCCGCAACGCCATGGATATCGAAGGCCTGGGCGACAAACTCGTGGAGCAATTGGTGCACGATAAGCTGGTGGCTAGCTACGCCGATCTGTACCGGCTCACGCTCGCGCAACTGTGCAGCCTGGAACGGATGGGAGAAAAATCGGCCAACAATTTTTTGGAACAAATCGAGGCCAGCAAATCGCGCGGATTGGCCCGCCTGCTGAATGCGCTATCGATTCGTCACGTCGGCAATCGGGTGGCAACGCTATTGGCCGAGCATTTCGGTTCAATGAAAGAATTGTCTGCCGCCAGCGAGGAAGAACTATCGGAAGTCAACGAAATTGGCCCGACGATTGCCCACAGCGTGTACGAGTTTCTGCATAACCCATTCGGCCGCGCCGCCATTGACGACCTGGCCGAACAGGGCGTGAACATGACAGCCCCGAAAAAATCGGCCGCCACCGGACCGTTGGCGGGAAAAACGCTGGTGGTTACCGGCACGTTGGAAAAATATAGCCGCGAGGAAATCGAGGGGTTGATTGAACAACTCGGCGGCCGCGCCGCTTCCAGCGTTTCGAAAAAGACCGATTATTTAGTGGCCGGCGAGGAAGCCGGTAGCAAACTCGATAAAGCGAAAAAACTCGGCGTGCCGATTCTCAGCGAAGCCGAGTTCAATAAACTGATTAAACAGTGA
- a CDS encoding amino acid ABC transporter ATP-binding protein: protein MIETVDLHKSHGPLQVLRGVSLTVAEGEVAAIIGPSGGGKSTFLRCLNGLENFQAGEVRIGGIALMSGLPSRQAQQTLRAVRLQLGMVFQQFNLFPHLTVLENVIEAPIRVLKMPRQEAVDRAKLLLDRVGLAEKIDVRPDKLSGGQQQRVAIARALAMQPKAMLFDEPTSALDPRMTAEVLAVMADLASSGQTMIVVTHAMNFARRAAKTVHVFHEGVVAESGPPAQIFDAPQNPVTREFLRECNA from the coding sequence ATGATTGAAACGGTTGATTTGCATAAATCGCACGGCCCGCTGCAAGTGCTACGGGGCGTGTCGTTAACCGTGGCCGAGGGAGAAGTGGCGGCCATCATCGGCCCCTCCGGCGGCGGTAAAAGCACGTTTTTACGCTGTTTGAACGGGCTGGAGAATTTTCAGGCTGGAGAAGTGCGCATTGGCGGCATCGCCCTCATGTCCGGATTGCCCAGCCGCCAAGCTCAGCAAACGTTGCGGGCCGTGCGATTGCAATTGGGAATGGTGTTCCAGCAATTCAATTTGTTCCCGCATTTAACCGTGCTGGAAAACGTGATTGAAGCGCCGATTCGCGTGTTAAAAATGCCCCGCCAGGAAGCCGTCGATCGCGCAAAATTGCTCTTGGATCGCGTCGGCCTGGCGGAAAAAATCGACGTGCGTCCCGACAAGCTTTCCGGCGGCCAGCAGCAGCGCGTGGCCATTGCCCGAGCGCTGGCCATGCAGCCCAAGGCGATGCTGTTCGACGAGCCGACCAGCGCGCTCGACCCGCGGATGACCGCCGAGGTGCTGGCCGTGATGGCCGATTTAGCCTCCAGCGGCCAAACCATGATTGTCGTCACGCATGCCATGAATTTTGCCCGCCGGGCCGCCAAAACCGTGCATGTGTTTCACGAGGGGGTGGTCGCCGAAAGCGGCCCGCCCGCACAAATTTTTGATGCGCCCCAAAATCCCGTCACCCGGGAGTTTCTGCGCGAATGCAACGCATAA
- a CDS encoding ABC transporter permease subunit (The N-terminal region of this protein, as described by TIGR01726, is a three transmembrane segment that identifies a subfamily of ABC transporter permease subunits, which specificities that include histidine, arginine, glutamine, glutamate, L-cystine (sic), the opines (in Agrobacterium) octopine and nopaline, etc.) yields the protein MKHSRLLLFLRGGLLPALLSSVYLLHCNVHSVQAGDALDEIHRRGTLIWGADQEGGGPYIFPDPKNPEHLIGFEVELADMLAQELGVKAKFYQGQWEELPQMLDNQIDLALNGFERTPARLANYLCTRPYYAFGLQLMAKGDGPLKSWNQLKTAKPDGGAWKIGVLGGSEADEYLTKLHDHDSYQIEVISYSGNTEPMEHVQTGVLDATVADDCVANFYIDRFPQLNLIEWPAQGGYYVGLVGRNDPKLLAALNEALRKIIADGRLKALYDRWDLDGRYQMLMLRGAGEGQPAEAVSFWQVLVLNLPMLLEAAGMTVLLSVVSFPLAIAIGIGVAIGRLYGPKIIATLLGLYVEVLRGTPLMLQLFVIFFLFPKIGLALPALVAGIAGLAINYSAYESEIYRAGLQAIPRGQMEAALALGLTPGQAIHRIILPQAFRIVIPPVTNDFIALFKDTSVCSVITIVELTKRYSILAQSTGAIVQLAAITAVLYMLMSFPLSVFSRWSERRLSGDIPSS from the coding sequence ATGAAGCATTCGCGTTTACTGCTATTTCTCCGCGGCGGTTTACTTCCTGCCTTGCTGAGCAGTGTTTACTTGCTGCACTGCAACGTGCATTCCGTCCAAGCCGGCGATGCGCTGGACGAAATTCATCGCCGCGGCACGCTAATTTGGGGCGCCGATCAAGAAGGAGGCGGGCCGTACATTTTCCCCGATCCCAAAAATCCCGAACATTTGATCGGCTTTGAAGTCGAACTGGCCGACATGCTGGCCCAAGAGTTGGGCGTGAAAGCCAAGTTCTACCAGGGTCAATGGGAAGAGTTGCCGCAAATGCTCGACAACCAAATCGACTTGGCCCTCAACGGCTTTGAGCGGACGCCCGCTCGGTTGGCCAATTATCTCTGCACGCGGCCGTACTATGCTTTCGGCCTGCAATTGATGGCCAAGGGGGATGGGCCGCTGAAATCTTGGAACCAACTGAAAACCGCCAAGCCCGACGGCGGCGCCTGGAAAATTGGCGTGCTGGGGGGATCGGAAGCCGACGAATATTTGACCAAGCTGCACGACCATGACAGTTACCAGATCGAGGTCATTTCTTACTCCGGCAATACTGAACCCATGGAGCACGTGCAAACCGGGGTCCTCGACGCCACCGTGGCCGACGATTGCGTCGCCAATTTTTATATCGACCGCTTTCCGCAACTGAATTTGATTGAGTGGCCGGCCCAAGGCGGATACTACGTGGGCCTGGTTGGCCGGAACGATCCGAAACTGCTGGCCGCGCTGAACGAAGCGCTGAGAAAAATTATCGCTGATGGTCGCCTGAAAGCATTGTACGACCGCTGGGATTTGGACGGCCGCTATCAAATGCTCATGCTGCGCGGTGCAGGCGAAGGACAGCCGGCCGAAGCGGTTTCCTTCTGGCAGGTTCTTGTGCTCAACTTGCCTATGCTACTGGAAGCGGCGGGCATGACGGTTCTTCTTTCGGTCGTGTCGTTTCCGCTGGCGATTGCCATTGGCATTGGTGTGGCCATTGGCCGATTGTACGGCCCGAAGATTATCGCCACACTTTTGGGTTTGTACGTAGAAGTGTTGCGCGGCACGCCGCTGATGCTGCAACTGTTCGTGATTTTCTTTTTGTTTCCCAAAATCGGCTTGGCGCTGCCGGCGCTGGTGGCGGGCATTGCCGGATTGGCGATCAATTATTCCGCGTACGAATCGGAAATTTACCGCGCCGGGCTGCAAGCCATTCCACGCGGCCAAATGGAAGCCGCGCTGGCCCTGGGGTTAACGCCGGGGCAAGCAATTCACCGCATTATTTTGCCGCAGGCTTTTCGCATTGTCATTCCGCCGGTGACGAACGATTTTATCGCCCTGTTCAAAGATACTTCGGTCTGCTCGGTCATCACCATTGTTGAGTTGACCAAGCGTTATTCGATTCTGGCACAAAGCACCGGCGCCATTGTGCAACTGGCCGCCATCACCGCCGTGCTGTACATGCTGATGAGCTTCCCGCTTTCCGTCTTCTCCCGCTGGAGCGAACGCCGCCTGTCCGGCGACATACCGTCCTCTTGA
- a CDS encoding N-acetyltransferase — MADATIEVQPTRSWRDRRAFMKFAWDHYRNDPMWIPPLRGEFKRLVGWKYHPFQEIGEVQTFIARRNGQVVGRIAGIVNHEHNRHHHERRGFWGFFDCIDDKAVAHALFDAVRSWLAERNLHALRGPVNPSFNYEIGLLIEGFDDPPTFMMTYNPPYYAALIESYGFAKAHDLFAYIGYKKDLDHQVPRVATLVNRVTETFNVKTRPMDRGRFQEDLETFLHVYNASFLHIWGFVPITRAEIQWTARDLKHLIIPELTCVAEVEGKAIGAVFGLPDYNPRIKAIDGRLFPFGFLKLLSKKRNLKRVRLISTNVIPEYQKWGIGVVLLISLVPKGLAIGMEEAEFSWVSEANTLAVASLEKGGARLYKKYRLYDLAATEHLAKINDQ, encoded by the coding sequence ATGGCGGATGCCACGATTGAAGTGCAGCCCACGCGAAGTTGGCGCGACCGCCGCGCGTTCATGAAATTCGCCTGGGATCACTACCGCAACGATCCCATGTGGATTCCGCCGCTGCGGGGCGAGTTCAAGCGGCTGGTGGGTTGGAAATATCATCCGTTTCAAGAAATCGGCGAAGTGCAAACGTTTATCGCTCGCCGCAACGGGCAAGTGGTCGGGCGGATTGCCGGCATTGTTAATCACGAGCATAACCGGCACCACCACGAGCGGCGCGGCTTCTGGGGCTTCTTCGATTGCATTGACGACAAGGCGGTGGCCCACGCACTATTCGATGCAGTCCGTTCCTGGCTGGCGGAGCGAAATTTGCACGCCCTGCGCGGCCCGGTCAATCCTTCGTTCAATTACGAAATTGGTTTGCTCATCGAAGGCTTTGACGATCCGCCCACGTTCATGATGACGTACAACCCGCCGTACTATGCGGCCTTGATCGAGTCATACGGTTTCGCCAAAGCGCACGATTTATTTGCCTACATCGGCTACAAGAAAGATCTCGACCATCAGGTGCCCCGCGTCGCCACGCTGGTGAATCGTGTTACCGAAACGTTCAACGTGAAAACGCGCCCCATGGATCGCGGCCGCTTCCAGGAAGATCTGGAAACGTTTCTGCACGTCTACAACGCCTCGTTCCTGCACATTTGGGGCTTTGTGCCCATCACCCGGGCCGAAATCCAATGGACGGCCCGCGATCTGAAACATCTCATCATTCCGGAGCTGACGTGCGTGGCCGAAGTGGAGGGCAAAGCCATTGGCGCCGTGTTCGGCCTGCCCGATTACAATCCTCGCATTAAAGCCATCGATGGCCGGCTGTTTCCGTTCGGCTTTCTCAAGTTACTCAGTAAAAAACGGAATTTAAAGCGGGTGCGCCTCATCAGCACCAACGTAATTCCCGAATATCAAAAATGGGGCATTGGCGTGGTGCTGCTAATTAGTTTGGTCCCCAAGGGGCTGGCAATTGGCATGGAAGAAGCCGAATTTTCCTGGGTTTCCGAAGCCAACACCCTGGCCGTAGCTAGCTTGGAAAAAGGGGGTGCCCGGCTGTATAAAAAATATCGGCTCTACGATTTGGCCGCCACCGAACACCTGGCCAAAATCAATGACCAATGA